The following DNA comes from Hugenholtzia roseola DSM 9546.
AAAAATTGATGCTCATGCAGGGCTTTGGCATCAAAATACCCTTAGCAGAAAGACCTTTGGCAAAGTTTTATTGGCAGCCCTCTTTAAAAACGCTGCAAAGCCTTTGCCAAAGACAGTAAGTAGGACTACAAGTAATCATATTAAGTTTTGTCTTATCCCATTAGAAACGAAATAAAATTTGGGCAAAACTCTTTTTTTAGGTCTGAAAGCCCTTTTTTGTTTCTATCTTAGGGCGGACAAGGCATTGCCTTGTCCCTACATTCGAACCTAATTTTTAGAATTTAACATCACTGGAACTACAAGGGGTCAGATTTGGTAGCAGTCTGTTCCTTTCGGCTTTCCGCCAAAATTTGTAGCGAATCGAGGTAGGCTTCGGCAGCCTCTATTTCGGTAAATTTGTCGGTGGGCATGTGACTTTTTTCGCTCAAATAGCGCGTCTGAAAATCCATAAAGACGCTATTAGGCAGCACTTCGGCAGTTTGGGAAAGCCCTGCATCTACTACCATTTTTTGCGCCTTTTCGTGCAAAGCCGCCACTTCGGGCGTATAGACCTTAGAAGTACGCAAGTCGGTTAGGATTGTAAAGCCCTCGGTAGAAAGCGAAAGGGCTTTCTGCCAATCAGAAAGGTAGTTGGGCGCAACGTCGACAGACTTCCAAAAACCCTTTAAAGTGAGATAAAAGCGATTTTTGTCGGCGTGATAGTATAAATCATAAGCCGCATTTGCAGCAATGGTAATGACCCTATCCATGTTTTCTGTTGTTTTTCTGGTAAGAATTGGGTGAATAGCAAAAAATCTTCATACTCGAAATTTAATAGAAAACAGAGAAAGCACGAAATTTTGTTTTGAAAAACTTGTCTTTTTTTCGAAAAACCGCTACTTTTTAGGCACTTCTCAAAGAAAAAGGGCTTTTATCCGAAGTATTCCACAAAGTTTTTCTCTGTTTCCCACAAAGTAAGGCTATGCAGGCGGGCGCGTCCCTGCGAATGGGCTTCAATTTGAGGGGCAAGGATTTTCCAAAATTCCATCACCAAGACCTCACAAGAAGGGAATTTGCCTTTTAGAAAATCAACCTCTTCGTTTAGGTTCTTATGGTCGACGCGCTCGATGATGCTCTCTTTGATGAGCCTGCCCAAGACTTTCATATCCATGACCCACCCTGCGTTGGGGTCTATTTCACCCCCTACCTTTACTACCAGTTCAAAATTATGCCCATGCCAGTTGGGATTGGCACAAACACCATACACTTCACAGTTTTTTTCGGGACTCCAAGCGGCGTTATAGAGCCGATGGGCAGCCGAAAAATGCTCCTTCCTACAAATAAAGACCATATCAGAGATTGAGTTTGCCAAAATTTGCCGCAAAGGTACGATAAAAATCAAAACCTTTCGGGCATTTCACACGAATAAAAAACAAGCCTTCCACAGTCTAATTCCTACTTTTCTACTTTGCTATGAAGCCAAAAGTTCACCTCCATCATATTAAAAACCAGACGCACGCCGACTTTTTAGCCGAAAACCGCCAAGACCCCATTACGGGCGATACCATCAAGGCAGACGACCAAGTCGTTTTCTGTGCCGCCTGCCAATCCGTTTTTCTTTGGGAAACTTGGCAGTACCTAAATTACCAACATTGCGGACAAAATCAGACCCTTGCCCATTTTCCTACCAAAACCCAAACGCTACAAATTCGCCAGCGCAGCTTCACTACCGAGGGCTACCCCTTAGTGGCGAGCTACCAAATAGAGCCAAGTTTGTTACAAAATCAAGCGTGGGCATTATCAAAAGACAAGACAGAAAAAAAAGTGAGCCTGACAAACTTGTTTTTCATTTTTACCTTATTGCTCAATTTGGTTCTTTTTTTAGTATCGAGCATCTTTCCGTCTTCTCTAATTTTGCCTTTTAATTTTGCGTTGGGTGCTATTTCGCTCACCTTATTGCCCCGCCTTAAAATTCCCAAAGGTGCATTTTTCAAGACCGAACACAATTTTTATCTCGATGCAAAGTCTATTTTAGTGGAAGTGGCAAATGAGCAGTACAAGCGCATTTTATTGAACCAAACGGCAAGTATAGAAATTAAGGGCATCAAGCAAAATTTAAAAGTAGATTATTTTGTTTTTAAAATCACAGACAATCAACACTTTAGAGTTCAGAGCCTCAAAGTCAAGATTGTTTCGATAGATGATGCAATGCTTTTATTTGATTTGCTACAATATTGGGCAAAGGAGATTCCGATTAAAATTCACATCAACCAACTGCCCAACTATGGCACAGGGAAAGATTTGCGCACCCTTACGGCACACATTCACAAGCTGGTTTATTACCAAGATGCTGCCTTCGAGTTTATAGAATAGCTTAGTAGGATTGGCTTGGGGCAGGTTGTGTTTTGCGAAAAGCCTTATGTTTTCAAATTTGAAACGAAATGAAATTTGGACTTAAACCCTAAGGGTCTTCAAGACCCTTAGGGTTTGGGGTATATGACAAATCACTGCCTTATCCCTACATTTGCATTTGACTTTTAGAATTTAACACCACAGAAATTGGCTTGGGGTAGAAAAAATTGATTTTTTCTTCTTAAAAGTTGTGAATTTGGCAAAGTTTTTATTTCTTGCATGGGCAAATCCTATCCTAATTATTCAAATATCGTTGTCTTTACATGGGTGTTATTCTAAAATCTCTTTCCGCTCTGCCTGTCGGCAAAGCGCGGAAGCAGCTGCCTGCCTTTGTAGGTCGTTTTGGGCGCGTCCTGCACGCCATTTACGGGGCAGGAGTTTTGGCAATGCTGACCAGCGGCACAAAAGATTACAACCACAATAGTTTGGGCTATGTGGAAGAAGGCGTAGCCTCTTATTATGCCGAGCAGTTTCATGGCAAACCCACCGCCAATGGGGAGCGTTTTTCCATGTACATGGAAACGGCTGCGCACAAGCGCATTAGTTTTAATTCCTTAGTAGAAGTTACGAATCTGAAAAACAACAAAAGTATCGTCGTGCGCATCAACGACCGAGGACCTTATGTCAAGAACCGCATCATCGACCTTTCGAAGGCGGCGGCGCAAAAAATTGATATGGTCTATGATGGCACTGCAAAGGTAAAATTGCGCGTCATTCGCGTAGGCGAATACGGCACTACCCTACCAACGAGCGACAGCGGCGGCAAAACAGACACACAGCCGCAACGCCCAATAGTGGATATCAACAAAGAAAAAGAGGCTCTCAAATACAAGACACGCTGGTTTAGCATTTGGGGTACAGAACGCTTCCCAAAAGGCTTTGGCGTGCAAATCGCTTCTTATAGCGACTTGAAAAACGCCATTCAACGCGGCAAAGAA
Coding sequences within:
- a CDS encoding septal ring lytic transglycosylase RlpA family protein is translated as MGVILKSLSALPVGKARKQLPAFVGRFGRVLHAIYGAGVLAMLTSGTKDYNHNSLGYVEEGVASYYAEQFHGKPTANGERFSMYMETAAHKRISFNSLVEVTNLKNNKSIVVRINDRGPYVKNRIIDLSKAAAQKIDMVYDGTAKVKLRVIRVGEYGTTLPTSDSGGKTDTQPQRPIVDINKEKEALKYKTRWFSIWGTERFPKGFGVQIASYSDLKNAIQRGKELMAVGYDQIYIQTTWTNNREQRIFRVFVGDTDEASAKKTAQALQKYAKGAFAKAHFNF
- a CDS encoding 6-pyruvoyl trahydropterin synthase family protein; the encoded protein is MVFICRKEHFSAAHRLYNAAWSPEKNCEVYGVCANPNWHGHNFELVVKVGGEIDPNAGWVMDMKVLGRLIKESIIERVDHKNLNEEVDFLKGKFPSCEVLVMEFWKILAPQIEAHSQGRARLHSLTLWETEKNFVEYFG